A stretch of the Phaeodactylum tricornutum CCAP 1055/1 chromosome 15, whole genome shotgun sequence genome encodes the following:
- a CDS encoding predicted protein: MDARFFVCFVILSSPLTVATALSTSIVDNVSNASLRRCNRAKGSRLFLSSDYDENFSSGHGGTNRREFLTWGPAATTALSVFDFGSPRNAFAANLFDSPYLPKANEKDVERIPYSSARKYKTVTLANGLRALLVNDKRAFRSSAALSIAGAGQFADPQDLPGLAHLMEHMILSFKSRSSFGKSKDFEDWLADVEGASNAFTAYDTVCFHFSCPDVALSEALDRFSGLFLESNVVQVCRTEKTVRREIRRVDSELDFEDPNIQALYLAKDFVNPENPYSRFSAGNLNTLERTPKELGVDVGERLIEFFRSRYRPEQAVLVVVSPQDFFTTGRWIAPFSSILSRWRVTDVTTSRKNIYPGGFLLGNRLKHMVLYCKGESQTEKISFEWTLGLDYADIGSASKPFVTATQIGFILSQIISRRGPGSLYQYLLRRGWVPSGNTGVPRITIPLEVSRFQIIKIEVLLTTEGYLNRSSVVAAVYDCIDLIKKGQTFKLPRELISQYVNVAKLFGYTLAPRPPDAIELAIDAQIFGVGGPNNVGSGKWYRFIAIDERGATALLQRTISIALATMSDPSNALIIASAGNNALKQEGMRLPLDGKPSTPSSKWLSEPVTGGLFFFDDMLRRRAGVETLILSKLVFDEELVRPVFNPLIPIALRPPRNVIEPEGFSNTNERLTFETDQDVSLSKDGNWKILGAEPGQVGLPLPRCPPETTCRCAFTLQLLSPRPARANVRQAAFAELWKLSLELAITDLAELGAPGSLAYDISFNKFGLRLTFLGISQNISSYARRICRRLVKHHFTLLTGPEMLPPSLTAMAVSTASRVPNLSQQRRSPIVSNLRRATSYDAATEGIAFLRSCSGAVCFAEGDLLQSEVVALLSDLNDIFSESIGSGSRSSAAIPTINDLVYKPVWKPRFASSCAVPGVALVSDACGRLPR; this comes from the coding sequence ATGGACGCTcgcttttttgtttgtttcgtCATACTGTCCAGCCCGCTCACTGTCGCCACGGCATTGTCGACCTCAATTGTGGATAATGTTTCCAATGCATCTCTTCGGCGTTGCAACCGTGCCAAAGGCAGTCGACTTTTTCTCTCTTCGGATTATGATGAAAATTTTAGTTCGGGGCACGGTGGGACCAATCGACGAGAGTTTCTCACTTGGGGGCCAGCGGCGACTACGGCCTTGTCGGTCTTCGACTTTGGTAGCCCTCGCAACGCTTTCGCTGCAAATTTGTTCGATTCGCCTTATTTGCCCaaagcaaacgaaaaagaTGTAGAGCGAATACCGTATTCCTCGGCCCGTAAGTATAAGACAGTGACTCTAGCGAATGGCCTCCGTGCATTGCTTGTTAACGACAAACGCGCATTTCGCTCATCAGCAGCTCTAAGCATTGCTGGGGCGGGACAGTTTGCCGATCCCCAAGATTTGCCTGGACTGGCGCACTTGATGGAGCACATGATCTTGAGCTTCAAATCAAGGTCAAGCTTTGGGAAATCCAAGGACTTTGAGGATTGGCTGGCTGACGTGGAAGGTGCGTCCAACGCATTTACTGCATATGATACCGTCTGCTTTCATTTTTCTTGTCCAGACGTGGCATTGTCGGAAGCGTTAGATCGGTTCTCGGGATTGTTTTTGGAATCGAATGTGGTCCAGGTCTGTCGAACAGAAAAGACTGTTCGACGTGAGATTCGGCGCGTGGATTCAGAACTTGATTTTGAGGATCCAAATATCCAAGCTCTTTATCTCGCGAAAGACTTCGTCAATCCTGAGAATCCGTACTCACGATTCTCAGCGGGAAATTTGAATACGCTAGAGCGGACGCCAAAAGAGCTGGGGGTTGATGTTGGTGAAAGACTAATTGAGTTTTTCAGGAGTCGATATCGTCCTGAGCAAGCCGTCCTCGTTGTTGTCAGCCCCCAGGATTTCTTTACAACTGGAAGATGGATTGCACCGTTTAGTAGCATACTTTCTCGTTGGAGAGTAACTGACGTCACAACGTCAAGGAAAAACATCTATCCTGGGGGTTTCCTGTTAGGCAATAGGCTAAAGCATATGGTCCTCTATTGCAAAGGCGAGTCCCAGACCGAGAAGATATCATTTGAGTGGACCCTTGGTCTCGATTATGCTGACATTGGATCAGCAAGCAAACCTTTTGTGACTGCCACGCAAATAGGATTCATTTTATCACAAATAATTAGTCGCAGAGGGCCAGGTTCTCTATATCAGTATCTCCTACGTCGAGGCTGGGTCCCAAGCGGTAACACAGGCGTACCTCGGATCACAATACCACTCGAAGTCTCAAGATTCCAAATTATCAAGATCGAAGTGCTACTCACGACGGAAGGCTACTTAAATCGATCGAGTGTTGTCGCCGCCGTATATGATTGCATTGATTTAATCAAGAAAGGACAAACGTTTAAGCTGCCTCGAGAGCTCATAAGCCAGTATGTGAATGTGGCCAAACTTTTTGGCTACACACTGGCACCGAGACCACCCGATGCCATAGAATTAGCGATAGATGCGCAGATATTTGGCGTTGGTGGTCCCAACAATGTTGGCTCCGGAAAGTGGTACCGCTTCATAGCTATCGACGAACGGGGCGCTACCGCTTTGCTCCAGAGAACCATATCCATAGCTCTTGCAACAATGAGCGATCCTTCCAACGCACTGATTATCGCAAGCGCTGGAAATAACGCTTTAAAACAAGAGGGAATGCGATTACCCCTCGATGGAAAGCCTTCAACACCTTCGTCCAAGTGGCTATCTGAACCTGTCACAGGTGGTCTTTTTTTCTTCGACGACATGCTACGTAGAAGGGCTGGGGTAGAGACTTTGATTCTATCAAAGCTGGTCTTTGATGAGGAACTTGTTCGACCAGTTTTCAACCCACTGATTCCCATAGCGCTTCGACCGCCAAGGAATGTAATAGAACCAGAAGgcttttccaacaccaacgaGCGTCTGACTTTTGAAACGGATCAAGACGTATCGTTGTCGAAGGATGGGAATTGGAAAATTTTGGGTGCCGAACCCGGACAGGTTGGCCTTCCGCTTCCTCGCTGTCCGCCTGAAACAACCTGTCGATGCGCTTTCACTCTCCAGTTACTGTCACCTCGTCCAGCGAGAGCAAATGTACGACAGGCGGCCTTCGCCGAACTTTGGAAACTTTCTTTAGAGTTGGCGATTACGGATTTGGCCGAGCTCGGAGCGCCGGGGAGCCTGGCATACGATATCAGTTTTAACAAGTTCGGTCTCCGCTTGACATTTCTAGGTATCAGTCAAAATATTTCGTCCTACGCGCGGAGGatttgtcgtcgtttggtAAAACACCACTTCACTCTTCTGACTGGCCCGGAGATGCTGCCGCCGTCTCTAACAGCGATGGCAGTTTCGACTGCAAGTCGTGTACCGAATCTTTCGCAACAGAGACGAAGTCCTATCGTCAGCAATTTGCGTCGTGCGACGTCTTATGATGCTGCAACCGAAGGCATTGCTTTCCTGCGATCTTGTTCGGGCGCTGTTTGCTTTGCGGAGGgggatcttcttcagtccGAAGTGGTAGCTTTGCTTAGTGATCTTAATGATATTTTCTCCGAAAGCATCGGCTCTGGTTCGCGTTCTTCCGCTGCAATACCTACAATCAATGACCTTGTCTACAAACCGGTATGGAAGCCTCGCTTTGCTTCTTCATGTGCCGTCCCGGGAGTGGCGTTAGTGTCAGACGCGTGCGGCCGGTTACCGAGATAG
- a CDS encoding predicted protein: MKPVAIMQSTAVPYRRVIAKLLTQAARRQQHLATAFSVSNFSNSKSESFRKFSSAKADVPPRASNRFPQKFSSREKYQRLLEAPLGSFTKEMWTDARRLIYDTSPPSKYSTAATPVTDTRRSILLLERALKENAVDSQPWLSDGKAFNKIIKQWRIYANERRYVLSPAEMARLLEEVTRRTPSFHYTQSTLSMILDVAARQENPVKAPAVAESILQLMIDESASKSHSMRPNRVIWNQVLGAWSSCGLPEAPERMEDLLGRMKGYGIEPDVVSYTLLIKYWSRSLSTEAPSEIEKVMKRMETLGLAPNLVTWNNLLRYWSHNGQKYAPLEANAVLERMEKQGIQPSGISWNHLLEGWASSDLPEAPEQIKKILLRMTKEGYPPTTLSYNVLIKAYANAGELSKAEALFEQMMRGYENGNTSIQPNDATCFLLLSAYSKSNMASAVTRAERFLDVLLKGSIPNIKVAVKHFNSAIMACLKQGETSRADRLLHRMADYGIPLNKSTFTVILMAWSRVKSPEAPRKAENIVTFMREQAKNGNRAVQPDSRAVNYVLHAWASSGVPEARTEMLRVFDQLESGEMGISPDWSSYATIVQCLLTFNTEEALERAETILLNVPSSVHIEGEGLYKLYVMVIESCLQRAECLRAENLFQRMTKAHETSTSRLNTKWYFYVIRALVKAGEPERASSAYERLQDLERMGLLEVGKLPLTPIG; this comes from the exons ATGAAGCCGGTTGCTATCATGCAGTCCACAGCCGTTCCGTACCGCAGAGTGATTGCAAAGTTGCTGACGCAAGCGGCTCGTCGCCAACAACATCTCGCTACTGCATTCTCGGTTTCCAACTTCTCCAATAGCAAATCCGAGTCATTCAGGAAATTTTCCTCAGCGAAGGCGGACGTGCCTCCACGCGCAAGTAATAGATTTCCTCAAAAATTTTCCTCCCGGGAGAAGTATCAACGTCTGCTGGAAGCTCCACTTGGTTCTTTTACGAAGGAAATGTGGACTGATGCTCGACGATTGATATATGACACATCGCCTCCTTCAAAGTACAGCACGGCTGCTACTCCAGTGACGGACACTCGCAGGAGCATTCTTCTTTTAGAACGGGCGCTAAAAGAGAACGCTGTAGATTCTCAGCCTTGGTTGTCGGATGGAAAAgctttcaacaaaatcatcaAGCAATGGCGAATCTATGCTAATGAAAGAAGATATGTATTGAGCCCGGCAGAGATGGCACGGTTACTGGAGGAAGTTACCCGTCGTACTCCATCTTTCCACTACACACAGTCCACTTTAAGCATgattttggatgttgcagCCCGCCAAGAGAACCCAGTGAAAGCACCAGCTGTTGCGGAATCCATCCTTCAGCTCATGATTGACGAATCCGCCTCAAAGAGCCACAGTATGCGACCAAATAGGGTGATCTGGAATCAGGTACTGGGCGCGTGGTCATCCTGTGGACTCCCAGAAGCACCGGAACGAATGGAAGATCTCCTCGGGCGAATGAAAGGGTACGGAATAGAGCCTGACGTAGTTTCTTACACATTGTTGATTAAGTATTGGTCTCGAAGCCTATCAACTGAGGCACCAAGCGAGATTGAAAAGGTGATGAAGCGCATGGAGACATTAGGCCTTGCTCCTAATTTAGTAACTTGGAACAATTTGTTGCGCTACTGGTCGCACAATGGACAAAAGTATGCACCGCTGGAAGCCAACGCTGTCCTTGAGCGGATGGAGAAACAGGGGATACAGCCCTCTGGCATTTCATGGAATCATTTGCTCGAAGGCTGGGCCTCAAGCGACCTTCCCGAAGCCCCCGAACAAATCAAAAAGATTTTACTGCGAATGACGAAGGAGGGGTATCCACCGACCACGCTCTCATACAACGTGTTGATTAAAGCGTACGCAAACGCAGGGGAATTGTCCAAAGCTGAGGCTTTGTTCGAGCAAATGATGCGAGGATATGAGAACGGAAACACGTCGATACAACCGAATGACGCCACATGCTTTCTATTATTGTCGGCTTATTCAAAGTCAAATATGGCTTCCGCAGTTACTCGCGCAGAACGATTCCTCGACGTCCTGCTCAAGGGATCCATCCCCAACATCAAGGTCGCTGTCAAGCATTTCAATTCAGCTATAATGGCTTGCCTGAAACAGGGAGAAACTTCTCGCGCTGACCGTTTGCTGCATCGCATGGCTGACTACGGTATTCCACTCAATAAGAGTACATTTACTGTAATTTTAATGGCGTGGTCTCGAGTAAAAAGTCCAGAGGCACCAAGGAAGGCCGAAAACATTGTCACTTTCATGCGCGAACAAGCAAAAAACGGAAATCGAGCAGTGCAGCCAGATAGCAGAGCAGTGAACTACGTTTTGCACGCATGGGCGAGCTCCGGAGTCCCCGAAGCGCGAACTGAAATGCTACGTGTTTTCGATCAATTAGAATCCGGTGAGATGGGCATTAGTCCGGACTGGTCGAGTTATGCAACTATTGTGCAGTGCCTTTTGACGTTCAATACAGAGGAGGCGCTGGAACGTGCCGAAACCATCTTGTTGAACGTTCCCTCTTCTGTCCATATCGAAGGAGAAGGTCTTTACAAACTTTATGTGATGGTGATCGAGTCTTGTCTTCAACGCGCAGAGTGCCTTCGTGCCGAAAATCTCTTTCAACGCATGACCAAAGCTCACGAGACCAGCACCAGCCGCCTCAATACAAAGTGGTATTTTTATGTTATTCGCGCATTGGTAAAAGCCGGCGAACCAGAGCGTGCTTCATCAGCGTACGAAAGATTACAAGACCTTGAAAGGATGGGGCTG TTGGAGGTTGGCAAGCTTCCACTCACCCCGATAGGATGA
- a CDS encoding predicted protein produces MIATTPTTNCRSRGSHPCRGGEEYESKGTRVPPDRFRVVPRTGLARAVTVHPRGARQRRVGVPASASGVPYTGLTGNFVLYSFRRESRIGAAHVSVALARSKFESFFGFYFSFAFEFANLQSKEFLGRMVWGLTVMVSDSPGTNLSTVASIPRVGGASTTLTTNNNNPLHTCSLARSTADPSSKIWPKSTPNRMPCDENHNNDDDDESVDTVELARRIQGPLSTTSPANTATNTAITNVIARRPDTIHATTLEDMDDLSNDEDDDDSVATVELARRIHNQRTTHTTRDPSTSHNRPLHENNWNTNNDDSNNDNTNDDLHDPEDDSVDTASLARRIPQRRHREPVAQEEFYLPPDVGDDDSSTSTSTTTSGSNSNVRSNTDNARQIKDEEKEEPLHLPVPANPTIPVLNPPPRPSCRFNLPPTARSSSLSPEIVAPHHTPGPVASRGKLITSSRKSDLQLTPPHRTDDELAEAVFWNGARSNARTDSVTDHTALVETPSVPSPRPSSDGVRDGLRPSRPTPVFAPIDRHQPLSISTTTTPRALTHDDIETFSDEDAAAFGFPSTETHASSMDVPSREKHIPMSSRPYLLPSSRVQLPSAVTVTTRTTTFAPSYLSTDGQEAETEQNYPLSGKPSTVSSNPWQSAPAPRRRLRNAAVSDTSQVRAAVKRKRTASTPGQPFTMSTFQEHDSRGSNGGKPPQQRHGNPRTNTIPEGDWLSQWNSARASGTAPRNDLAGGSGVGAGSYEMVPQYSRNEENLNLSRQEQGRAGFSKRSARGGRKRGAKGRSGWAKKGRSGGDYARGSVRGRRGRDAALSTSSSINWNPNPVQAARDDQTLQHVGGAEISF; encoded by the coding sequence atgattgcaacaacaccaacgacTAACTGTAGATCGAGGGGGTCTCACCCGTGTCGGGGGGGGGAAGAATACGAATCAAAAGGAACCAGGGTCCCTCCAGACAGGTTTCGTGTCGTTCCCCGTACTGGGTTGGCGCGAGCCGTTACGGTACACCCCCGAGGCGCGCGCCAAAGAAGGGTCGGCGTGCCCGCATCGGCGTCTGGCGTACCGTACACCGGGTTGACAGGAAATTTTGTCCTGTACTCTTTTCGTAGAGAGAGTCGGATAGGCGCTGCCCACGTATCGGTAGCATTGGCGCGCTCGAAATTCGAATCGTTCTTTGGTTTCTATTTCAGTTTTGCATTTGAATTTGCAAAtttgcaaagcaaagaatTCCTCGGACGTATGGTGTggggattgactgtgatggtATCGGACTCGCCTGGAACCAACCTCTCGACGGTCGCATCGATCCCTCGGGTGGGTGGAGCCAGCACTACCCTcacaacaaacaacaacaacccaTTGCACACGTGCTCGCTCGCTCGCTCTACAGCGGATCCGTCGTCCAAGATCTGGCCGAAGAGTACGCCCAACAGAATGCCGTGTGACGAGAACCacaacaatgacgacgacgacgagtcggTCGATACCGTCGAACTCGCCCGTCGCATTCAAGGTCCCCTATCTACTACTAGCCCCGCCAACACTGCCACCAACACTGCCATTACCAACGTGATTGCTCGTCGACCCGATACGATTCACGCGACGACTCTGGAGGATATGGACGACCTtagcaacgacgaagacgacgacgattcggTCGCAACGGTCGAACTCGCCCGACGTATTCACAATCAACGCACCACGCACACGACTCGGGATCCCTCCACTTCTCACAATCGTCCACTTCACGAGAACAATTGGAATACCAACAATGACGATTCCAACAATGACAATACCAACGATGACCTGCATGACCCCGAGGACGATTCGGTCGATACGGCTAGTTTAGCGCGACGGATTCCGCAACGCCGTCATCGTGAGCCGGTTGCGCAGGAGGAATTCTATCTACCACCCGACGTtggggacgacgacagcagTACCAGCACCAGTACTACTACCAGTGGCAGTAACAGTAACGTTAGGAGCAACACAGATAACGCACGACAGATAAAGGACGAGGAAAAAGAGGAACCCTTGCACCTCCCCGTTCCCGCGAATCCAACCATACCCGTACTCAACCCGCCCCCACGACCGTCGTGCCGGTTCAACCTCCCACCGACGGCgaggtcgtcgtcgttgtcgccCGAGATCGTCGCCCCACACCACACACCGGGCCCGGTCGCGTCCCGGGGAAAATTAATTACATCATCCCGGAAGTCGGACTTACAATTAACGCCCCCGCATCGAACCGACGACGAATTGGCGGAAGCGGTATTTTGGAACGGTGCTCGTTCCAACGCTCGGACCGATTCCGTGACCGACCACACTGCGCTGGTAGAGACGCCGTCCGTACCCAGCCCGCGGCCGTCGTCGGACGGCGTGCGGGACGGGCTTCGTCCTTCCCGACCAACTCCGGTCTTTGCTCCGATAGATCGGCACCAACCCTTGTCGATATCGACGACCACAACGCCGCGTGCACTGACGCACGACGATATTGAAACCttttccgacgaagacgccgCCGCTTTTGGTTTTCCATCCACCGAAACACACGCGTCGTCCATGGACGTCCCTAGTCGAGAGAAACATATTCCTATGTCGTCGCGGCCATACTTGCTTCCGTCAAGTCGCGTTCAACTGCCATCAGCAGTCACCGTCACCACTAGAACCACGACGTTTGCGCCGTCATACTTGTCTACCGATGGACAAGAAGCGGAAACGGAACAAAATTACCCTCTTTCCGGAAAGCCTTCCACGGTTTCGTCAAATCCTTGGCAATCAGCTCCCGCCCCAAGAAGGCGTCTACGCAACGCGGCTGTGAGCGATACAAGTCAAGTGCGGGCGGCGGTCAAACGCAAGCGAACGGCATCAACACCGGGTCAGCCTTTCACAATGTCGACGTTTCAGGAGCACGACTCTCGGGGCAGCAACGGAGGTAAGCctccacaacaacgacacggAAACCCGAGGACAAATACTATACCGGAGGGAGATTGGTTATCGCAGTGGAACTCCGCTCGTGCATCCGGTACGGCACCGCGCAACGATCTCGCTGGTGGATCTGGTGTCGGAGCCGGTAGTTATGAAATGGTGCCGCAGTACTCTCGCAACGAGGAAAATCTTAACCTGTCTAGGCAAGAACAAGGTCGTGCCGGCTTTTCAAAGAGATCGGCCCGTGGTGGCAGAAAACGAGGAGCAAAAGGAAGGAGTGGATGGGCCAAGAAGGGCAGGAGCGGCGGAGACTATGCGAGAGGAAGTGTACGTGGCCGACGCGGACGGGATGCCGCCCTTTCCACTTCTAGCAGTATCAACTGGAATCCCAATCCGGTACAGGCAGCCCGAGACGATCAGACATTGCAGCATGTCGGAGGGGCAGAAATTTCCTTCTAA